Proteins from a genomic interval of Pseudomonas asplenii:
- a CDS encoding PP0621 family protein: protein MVRLLFWIALIAAAVWFWRKFKRAQTGSRPTDEPNAAPMVRCAHCGVHLPRDRALSQQQQWYCSQAHLEQGPGTRDR from the coding sequence ATGGTTCGTTTACTGTTCTGGATCGCTCTGATCGCTGCTGCCGTCTGGTTCTGGCGCAAATTCAAACGGGCCCAAACCGGCAGCCGTCCCACAGACGAGCCCAATGCCGCCCCCATGGTGCGCTGCGCCCATTGCGGCGTACATCTGCCCCGCGACCGCGCCCTGAGCCAGCAACAACAGTGGTATTGCAGCCAGGCGCATCTCGAACAAGGTCCGGGCACACGTGACCGCTGA
- the pgeF gene encoding peptidoglycan editing factor PgeF: protein MNDFLIPDWPAPARVRACVTTRSGGISQAPFDSLNLGDHVEDDPAAVAENRRRLDSAFSIRPAWLRQVHGVVVVEADPDLTVEADGSWTMTPGVACTAMTADCLPALFCDRAGTRVAAAHAGWRGLAAGVLEATVDSLDVAPSDILVWLGPAIGPQAFEVGAEVREAFIATHPQTTEAFVPSHNAGRFMADIYTLARLRLTARGVTAVYGGGLCTVSDPRFYSYRRSPRTGRFASLVWLED, encoded by the coding sequence GTGAACGACTTCCTGATTCCGGACTGGCCTGCGCCGGCGCGGGTCAGGGCGTGCGTCACCACTCGCTCGGGCGGTATCAGCCAGGCACCGTTCGACAGCCTGAACCTGGGCGATCATGTCGAGGACGATCCGGCCGCCGTTGCCGAAAACCGTCGACGCCTCGATAGCGCTTTCTCCATTCGGCCGGCCTGGTTGCGCCAGGTGCATGGGGTGGTGGTGGTCGAGGCCGATCCAGACCTGACCGTCGAGGCCGATGGCAGTTGGACGATGACACCGGGCGTGGCCTGCACGGCGATGACCGCCGATTGTCTGCCGGCCTTGTTCTGTGACCGCGCCGGGACTCGCGTGGCTGCCGCTCATGCCGGCTGGCGCGGCTTGGCGGCGGGTGTGCTGGAGGCGACCGTCGATAGCCTCGACGTGGCGCCTTCGGACATTCTGGTCTGGCTGGGCCCGGCTATTGGCCCCCAGGCGTTCGAAGTGGGGGCGGAAGTGCGTGAGGCATTCATCGCCACTCATCCGCAAACCACCGAGGCCTTCGTACCCAGTCACAACGCTGGCCGCTTCATGGCCGACATCTATACCCTGGCGCGCCTGCGCCTGACGGCACGGGGTGTCACTGCTGTGTACGGTGGCGGCTTGTGTACCGTCTCCGATCCGCGCTTCTATTCCTACCGGCGCAGTCCACGCACCGGTCGTTTTGCCTCCCTCGTCTGGCTTGAAGACTAG
- a CDS encoding outer membrane protein assembly factor BamD, giving the protein MQVKHLLLIAILALTAACSSKEVVDENLSEVELYQQAQADLDNNSYTSATAKLKALESRYPFGRYADQAQLELIYANYKNSEPEAAKSAAERFIRLHPQHPNVDYAYYLKGLTSFDQDVGLLARFLPLDMTKRDPGAARDSYNEFAQLTSRYPNSRYAPDAKQRMIYLRNLLAAYEIHVADYYLTRQAYVAAANRGRYVVENFQETPSVGDGLAVMVESYQRLHLDELAATSLEVLKANYPNNPSLVDGQFVPRVAEADNRSWMSKVTLGLIESRPPLPPGETRANQDVMKQFQDAKDAIPADLKPVEGDAAQEEQHEAQGNNSNRSWFSYMTFGLFD; this is encoded by the coding sequence ATGCAAGTGAAACACCTGCTGCTGATCGCCATCCTCGCACTGACTGCTGCTTGCTCATCGAAGGAAGTCGTCGACGAAAACCTGAGCGAAGTCGAGCTGTACCAGCAGGCACAGGCCGATCTGGACAATAACAGCTATACCAGCGCCACCGCCAAGCTCAAGGCCCTGGAGTCGCGTTATCCGTTCGGGCGCTATGCCGACCAGGCTCAGCTCGAGCTGATCTACGCCAACTACAAGAACTCCGAGCCGGAAGCCGCCAAGTCTGCCGCAGAGCGATTTATCCGCCTGCATCCGCAGCACCCGAACGTGGATTACGCCTACTACCTCAAGGGCCTGACCTCGTTCGACCAGGACGTCGGCCTGCTGGCGCGCTTCCTGCCCCTGGACATGACCAAGCGTGATCCGGGCGCTGCCCGCGACTCCTACAACGAGTTCGCCCAGCTCACCAGCCGCTACCCCAACAGCCGCTACGCGCCGGACGCCAAGCAGCGCATGATCTACCTGCGCAACCTGCTGGCCGCCTACGAAATCCACGTGGCCGACTACTACCTGACCCGTCAGGCCTACGTTGCTGCCGCCAACCGTGGTCGTTATGTGGTGGAAAACTTCCAGGAAACCCCTTCGGTCGGCGACGGCCTGGCGGTGATGGTCGAGTCTTACCAGCGCCTGCACCTGGACGAACTGGCCGCCACCAGCCTGGAAGTGTTGAAAGCCAACTACCCGAACAATCCGAGCCTGGTTGATGGCCAGTTCGTGCCACGCGTCGCCGAAGCGGACAACCGCTCCTGGATGAGCAAGGTCACTCTCGGCCTGATCGAGTCGCGTCCTCCGCTGCCGCCGGGAGAAACCCGCGCCAACCAGGACGTGATGAAACAGTTCCAGGACGCCAAGGACGCCATCCCGGCCGACCTGAAACCGGTCGAGGGCGATGCTGCCCAGGAAGAACAGCATGAAGCCCAGGGCAACAACAGCAATCGCTCGTGGTTCAGCTACATGACCTTCGGTCTGTTCGACTGA
- the rluD gene encoding 23S rRNA pseudouridine(1911/1915/1917) synthase RluD has protein sequence MSDKIELRAEVPSELGGQRLDQVAAQLFTEHSRSRLSTWIKDGRLTVDGAVIRPRDIVHGGAVLELTAEQEAQGEWVAQDIELDIVYEDDDILVINKPAGLVVHPAAGHADGTLLNALLHHVPDIINVPRAGIVHRLDKDTTGLMVVAKTIQAQTQLVAQLQSRTVSRIYECIVIGVVTAGGKINAPIGRHGQQRQRMAVMEGGKPAVSHYRVLERFRSHTHVRVKLETGRTHQIRVHMSHINFPLVGDPAYGGRFRIPPAASVTMVESLKNFPRQALHARFLELDHPTSGERMSWESPLPDDFVWLLSLLKQDREAFIG, from the coding sequence ATGTCCGATAAAATTGAACTTCGCGCAGAGGTACCGTCCGAACTGGGTGGTCAACGCCTCGATCAAGTCGCCGCCCAACTGTTTACCGAGCACTCGCGCTCGCGCCTTTCCACCTGGATCAAGGACGGCCGCCTGACCGTGGATGGCGCGGTGATTCGCCCGCGCGATATCGTCCATGGCGGCGCCGTTCTCGAACTGACCGCCGAGCAGGAAGCCCAGGGCGAGTGGGTGGCCCAGGACATCGAGCTGGATATCGTCTATGAAGACGACGATATCCTGGTCATCAACAAACCCGCAGGCCTGGTGGTGCACCCGGCGGCAGGGCATGCTGATGGCACTTTGCTCAATGCCTTGCTGCATCATGTGCCGGATATCATCAATGTGCCCCGCGCCGGTATCGTGCACCGGCTGGACAAGGACACCACCGGTCTGATGGTGGTGGCCAAGACCATCCAGGCGCAGACGCAGTTGGTGGCGCAGTTGCAGAGCCGTACCGTCAGCCGCATCTATGAATGCATCGTGATTGGCGTGGTCACCGCCGGCGGCAAGATCAACGCCCCGATCGGCCGGCACGGCCAGCAGCGCCAGCGCATGGCGGTGATGGAGGGCGGCAAGCCAGCCGTCAGCCATTATCGGGTGCTTGAGCGTTTCCGTTCCCACACTCATGTCCGGGTGAAGCTGGAAACCGGCCGGACCCACCAGATCCGCGTGCACATGTCGCACATCAACTTCCCGTTGGTCGGCGACCCGGCCTACGGTGGGCGTTTCCGTATCCCGCCTGCTGCCAGCGTAACCATGGTCGAGTCGCTGAAAAACTTTCCGCGTCAGGCCCTGCATGCCCGTTTCCTGGAACTGGACCATCCGACCAGCGGCGAGCGTATGAGCTGGGAGTCGCCACTGCCGGACGATTTCGTCTGGTTGCTGTCGCTGCTCAAGCAGGATCGCGAGGCATTCATCGGGTGA